A window of the Syntrophothermus lipocalidus DSM 12680 genome harbors these coding sequences:
- the spoIVA gene encoding stage IV sporulation protein A, whose amino-acid sequence MEGNNILKDIAERTGGDIYLGVVGPVRTGKSTFIKRFMDLLVLPNIKDIYDRERARDELPQSGAGKTITTTEPKFVPNEAIEINMRNGINLKVRLIDCVGYAVEGALGYIEEDQPRMVRTPWYDYEIPFEEAAEIGTRKVITDHSTIGIVVFTDGSITDIPRENYEAAEDRVVSELKELGKPFVILLNSTQPYSREAMELADILADKHQVAVIPIDCAQASVEDLYGVLEEVLYEFPVQEVRVRLPRWIDELDEDFWLRIKLDTSIRNILNDVKKVRDVERAVERLGDIDVVGYVEVEEMNLGTGAASLEIVVPEELFYKVISEISGFAVEGTHDILRLMKDLSVAKREFDKVSSALDEVKQTGYGVVTPSLDEMLLEEPELIRQGSRFGVRLKARAPSLHVIRADITTEITPIIGTEKQCEELVKYMLEEFEEDPKKIWDSNIFGKSLHDLVREGIQNKLHRMPENAQVKLQDTLQRIVNEGSGGLICIII is encoded by the coding sequence GTGGAAGGAAACAATATATTGAAAGATATTGCCGAAAGAACGGGGGGTGATATTTACCTGGGAGTAGTAGGCCCCGTTAGAACCGGAAAATCCACCTTCATCAAGCGTTTCATGGATCTCTTAGTTTTGCCCAATATCAAAGATATCTATGATCGAGAAAGGGCCAGGGACGAGCTGCCTCAGAGCGGAGCCGGTAAAACGATAACCACCACCGAACCCAAGTTTGTACCCAATGAAGCGATAGAAATAAATATGAGGAACGGCATAAACCTCAAAGTCAGACTGATCGACTGCGTCGGTTACGCTGTAGAAGGGGCTCTCGGCTATATCGAGGAAGACCAGCCGCGCATGGTTAGGACTCCTTGGTATGACTACGAGATTCCGTTCGAAGAGGCGGCCGAGATAGGTACCCGTAAGGTAATCACCGATCACTCTACTATAGGGATAGTTGTCTTCACTGACGGTTCTATAACGGATATACCCAGGGAAAACTATGAAGCGGCCGAAGATCGGGTTGTCAGCGAACTAAAAGAATTGGGGAAACCTTTCGTAATTCTTCTCAACTCTACTCAGCCCTATTCCAGGGAAGCCATGGAGCTAGCCGATATCCTGGCAGATAAACACCAGGTGGCGGTCATACCCATTGACTGTGCTCAGGCTTCGGTAGAGGATCTTTACGGGGTGCTGGAGGAAGTACTGTACGAATTCCCGGTGCAAGAGGTTCGCGTGCGGTTACCGCGCTGGATAGATGAACTGGATGAGGACTTTTGGCTCAGGATTAAACTCGACACCTCGATCAGAAACATTTTGAACGATGTGAAGAAAGTCAGGGACGTTGAACGAGCGGTTGAACGGTTGGGTGATATCGATGTCGTCGGTTACGTAGAAGTGGAAGAGATGAACTTGGGAACGGGTGCTGCTTCCCTGGAGATTGTGGTACCAGAAGAGCTGTTCTATAAGGTTATCAGCGAGATCAGCGGGTTTGCAGTCGAAGGAACTCACGACATTTTGAGGCTTATGAAAGACTTGAGTGTGGCCAAACGCGAATTTGATAAGGTTTCGTCTGCCTTAGACGAAGTAAAACAAACCGGGTACGGCGTGGTAACCCCTAGCCTGGACGAGATGCTTTTGGAGGAACCTGAGCTCATCCGGCAGGGCAGTAGGTTTGGAGTAAGACTAAAAGCCAGGGCTCCGTCTTTGCATGTCATCAGAGCGGACATTACAACCGAAATTACCCCCATCATCGGTACAGAGAAACAGTGTGAAGAACTGGTAAAGTACATGTTGGAGGAGTTTGAGGAGGATCCCAAGAAGATATGGGACTCCAATATTTTCGGAAAATCACTTCATGACCTGGTGAGAGAGGGAATACAGAACAAGCTTCACCGGATGCCAGAAAACGCCCAGGTCAAACTCCAAGATACCCTTCAGCGGATAGTAAATGAGGGTAGCGGTGGGTTAATCTGTATCATCATATGA
- a CDS encoding NAD(P)H-dependent glycerol-3-phosphate dehydrogenase, with translation MKKIAVLGAGSWGTALAGLLGNKGYSVCLWGRPEDGVLDIEKTRENRRFLPGVFLPETVSMTTDMKEAISGAWLVVISVPSQAVREVTLKLKPWLGPRTVIVNTAKGLELKTYLRMSQVVAQVLGEEIINRYAVLSGPSHAEEVGQGMPTAVVSASYYKRTAFLVQEVFMTSNFRVYTNPDVAGVELGGALKNIIALGSGITEGLGFGDNPKAALLTRGLSEMARMGVAMGARSQTFAGLSGIGDLVVTCNSLHSRNRRAGMLIGQGKTLKEALDEVGMVVEGVTTARAAYELARRIKVTMPITRATYQVLFRNKDPLEAVSDLMRRKKKHEIEEIVKMTEGW, from the coding sequence ATGAAGAAAATTGCGGTACTGGGAGCAGGAAGCTGGGGGACAGCTTTGGCCGGGTTGTTGGGTAATAAAGGGTATTCGGTTTGCTTGTGGGGTCGCCCTGAAGACGGCGTTTTGGATATAGAAAAGACGAGAGAGAATCGCCGGTTTTTACCAGGAGTGTTTCTTCCGGAAACGGTTTCGATGACCACTGATATGAAAGAAGCGATAAGCGGGGCCTGGCTGGTTGTCATTTCGGTGCCCTCACAGGCTGTGAGGGAAGTGACCCTAAAATTAAAACCTTGGCTAGGGCCTCGAACTGTAATCGTGAATACCGCTAAAGGATTGGAACTCAAAACCTACTTGCGTATGAGCCAGGTAGTGGCCCAGGTCTTAGGCGAGGAAATCATCAACAGATACGCGGTGTTATCAGGCCCCAGCCACGCTGAAGAAGTCGGGCAGGGTATGCCGACCGCGGTGGTTTCCGCTTCTTATTACAAGCGGACAGCTTTCTTGGTTCAAGAGGTTTTTATGACTTCGAATTTCCGGGTGTATACAAACCCAGATGTAGCTGGAGTTGAATTGGGCGGTGCGTTAAAAAACATCATAGCTCTCGGTTCGGGTATCACCGAGGGGCTAGGTTTTGGCGATAACCCGAAGGCAGCGCTTCTAACGCGAGGCCTATCAGAAATGGCACGCATGGGAGTAGCCATGGGAGCGCGTAGCCAAACTTTTGCTGGTTTGAGTGGAATAGGAGACTTGGTCGTTACCTGTAACAGCTTGCATTCACGCAACCGCAGGGCTGGAATGCTTATTGGGCAGGGTAAGACTCTCAAGGAGGCATTAGATGAAGTAGGGATGGTGGTGGAAGGGGTGACCACGGCGCGAGCTGCTTACGAACTAGCCCGCCGAATCAAAGTGACAATGCCCATAACCCGGGCCACTTATCAGGTTCTATTCCGCAATAAAGACCCATTAGAGGCGGTATCGGACCTGATGCGCAGAAAGAAGAAACACGAGATTGAAGAAATCGTGAAAATGACAGAGGGATGGTAA
- the plsY gene encoding glycerol-3-phosphate 1-O-acyltransferase PlsY — MNVLVVLAAYLIGAIPFSYLVGKCFAEVDVRARGSGNVGATNVLRTAGVKCGLLAAALDIAKGIFPAWLGMVQGGVPLACVCGVVAVIGHCWPVFLKFKGGKGVATSGGVLIYLVPKAAVFLIILFLVTVAVSRIVSLGSLAAAVINPIMVAVIYQSWVLVLAGFVLTLIVVYKHRENIERLRRGQEPRLGRGSLGG; from the coding sequence ATGAATGTTTTGGTGGTGCTGGCAGCCTATCTTATCGGGGCAATACCTTTTTCTTATTTGGTCGGGAAGTGCTTTGCAGAGGTTGATGTCAGGGCTCGGGGCAGCGGCAATGTTGGTGCTACCAATGTTCTTCGTACCGCTGGGGTCAAATGCGGTTTATTGGCCGCGGCTCTGGATATAGCGAAAGGGATTTTCCCGGCTTGGCTGGGTATGGTTCAGGGGGGCGTGCCCCTAGCTTGCGTTTGCGGGGTAGTAGCGGTGATCGGGCACTGCTGGCCGGTGTTCTTGAAATTCAAAGGAGGAAAAGGGGTAGCTACTTCCGGCGGGGTGCTCATATACCTGGTTCCGAAGGCAGCAGTGTTTCTGATAATTCTCTTTTTGGTCACCGTTGCCGTGTCTAGGATAGTATCGTTGGGGTCTCTTGCCGCGGCTGTGATTAACCCCATAATGGTGGCAGTCATTTACCAATCGTGGGTGTTGGTGCTGGCAGGCTTCGTATTGACGTTGATTGTCGTATACAAGCACCGTGAAAATATCGAACGCCTGCGCAGAGGGCAGGAACCGCGCTTGGGTCGGGGCAGTTTGGGAGGGTAA
- the der gene encoding ribosome biogenesis GTPase Der, giving the protein MARAIVALVGRPNVGKSTLFNRMAGLRKAIVEDTPGVTRDRIYEQAEWAGREFIVVDTGGIRFEEGDILAPEVKKQSELAIEEADVIVMVVDAREGVTPEDEMVAGILRRANKPVVLAANKVEDFKKHLGYLDFYRLGLGEPIPVSAIHGMNTDELLDAVIALLPPAEEEEKDELAVRIALVGRPNVGKSSLLNRLIGEERVIVSEIPGTTRDAIDTPFRYGGNRYVLIDTAGIRRKSRIKEPTERYSVLRALRAVERSDVVLIILDATERVTEQDKKIAGFVHEAGKSNIIIVNKWDLVKKTERTMKEFDDLIREELKFLAYSPILYISALTGQRVKQVIEVVDFVAEQYWRKVPTAELNKVLREAVAVNPPPGGGKKRVNIFYITQIKTGPPSFALFVNHPEELHFSYLRYLENTLRENFGFEGTPIRLVLRQRESRYQK; this is encoded by the coding sequence ATGGCCAGGGCGATAGTGGCGTTGGTAGGGAGGCCGAATGTAGGTAAATCTACGCTGTTTAACCGTATGGCTGGTTTGAGAAAAGCGATAGTGGAAGATACTCCTGGTGTAACCCGAGACCGCATTTACGAACAAGCCGAGTGGGCGGGGAGAGAGTTTATCGTGGTTGATACAGGAGGGATCCGGTTTGAAGAAGGGGACATTCTCGCACCCGAAGTCAAGAAACAATCCGAACTGGCCATAGAAGAAGCGGACGTAATAGTGATGGTGGTAGACGCTCGGGAAGGGGTAACGCCGGAGGATGAGATGGTAGCCGGGATTCTGCGGCGAGCCAACAAGCCGGTAGTACTGGCGGCCAACAAAGTGGAAGATTTCAAGAAGCACCTGGGGTACCTGGATTTTTATCGTTTGGGTTTGGGCGAGCCGATCCCGGTTTCTGCTATTCACGGCATGAACACGGATGAGCTGTTGGACGCCGTCATTGCCCTGTTACCGCCGGCCGAGGAAGAGGAAAAGGATGAACTGGCAGTCCGTATTGCGCTCGTGGGTCGTCCTAATGTGGGAAAATCATCTCTATTGAACCGGCTCATCGGTGAGGAAAGGGTGATAGTCAGCGAGATTCCCGGAACTACAAGGGACGCGATCGATACTCCTTTTCGGTATGGGGGCAACCGCTACGTTTTGATCGATACCGCCGGTATCAGGCGCAAGTCGCGAATCAAAGAACCAACAGAGCGGTATAGTGTTCTAAGGGCCTTGCGGGCGGTGGAGAGATCGGATGTGGTTTTAATAATTCTCGATGCCACCGAAAGAGTAACCGAACAGGACAAAAAGATTGCAGGATTTGTACACGAAGCGGGCAAATCTAATATAATTATAGTCAACAAATGGGACCTGGTTAAAAAAACCGAAAGGACCATGAAGGAATTTGACGACCTCATTCGCGAAGAACTCAAGTTCCTGGCCTACTCACCCATTCTATACATATCCGCGTTGACCGGTCAAAGGGTGAAACAGGTTATAGAAGTTGTCGATTTCGTCGCAGAACAGTACTGGCGGAAGGTGCCCACCGCCGAGCTAAACAAGGTGTTGCGCGAGGCGGTGGCGGTAAACCCCCCTCCGGGTGGAGGGAAGAAGAGAGTTAACATCTTCTACATCACCCAGATAAAGACAGGACCACCTTCGTTTGCTTTGTTTGTTAATCATCCAGAGGAATTGCACTTTTCTTACTTGCGGTATTTAGAAAATACATTGCGGGAAAATTTTGGGTTTGAAGGGACGCCAATTCGTTTAGTGCTCCGGCAGCGAGAGAGCCGGTATCAGAAGTGA
- a CDS encoding DUF512 domain-containing protein, whose protein sequence is MGRRGIRIEKVVPASIASELGIEAGDKLLAVNRRPVKDILEYQYYTSEEVVVLDIEKADGEVWSIEIEKEYDEDLGLVFSGAVFDRLRTCRNRCLFCFMDQLPSGVRKSLRTKDDDYRLSFLYGNFITLTNLDREDWEAIAALRLSPLYVSVHATDSRVRACMLGNEKGGQIISDLNRLRDLGLQVHTQVVLCPGINDGEVLAETVSTLASFWPTVLSIGIVPVGLTRYRQGLYPLQAVDKVKAQDVITRGQAWQRQFRAELGLGLVYLADEFFIKAEQDFPPNEYYDGYPQIENGIGMAREFLDRLTELDNDLPRELPERTRLTLVCGHGARLVLERAARRLNRIKGLEVAVMPVSNRFFGEEVTVTGLLTGQDIERALADSSDEKGIILIPDVVLREDHDYFLDDMTVGELMERSGKAIDVVEATADGLVNYVRRMAREGGGVQWPGR, encoded by the coding sequence TTGGGGAGAAGAGGAATCAGGATCGAGAAAGTTGTTCCCGCAAGCATAGCCTCCGAGCTAGGCATAGAAGCAGGGGACAAGTTGCTGGCCGTGAACAGAAGGCCGGTCAAGGACATCTTGGAATACCAGTATTACACCAGCGAGGAAGTCGTGGTCCTCGATATTGAAAAAGCCGATGGAGAGGTCTGGAGTATTGAAATAGAAAAGGAATATGATGAAGACCTGGGGCTTGTGTTTTCTGGAGCTGTGTTTGACAGGCTCCGGACTTGCCGCAACCGGTGTCTTTTTTGTTTTATGGATCAATTGCCCTCTGGGGTTAGAAAATCCCTGCGGACCAAGGATGATGACTATCGCCTTTCTTTTTTGTACGGGAATTTTATAACTCTTACTAATCTGGATCGGGAGGACTGGGAGGCGATAGCGGCTCTGCGCCTCAGCCCCTTATATGTCTCGGTTCACGCGACGGACTCCCGGGTCAGGGCTTGTATGCTGGGCAACGAAAAAGGCGGCCAAATCATTTCTGATTTAAACAGGCTTCGCGACTTGGGTTTGCAAGTTCACACACAAGTGGTTCTTTGCCCAGGGATTAACGACGGCGAAGTGCTGGCCGAAACGGTTTCTACCTTAGCCAGCTTTTGGCCCACGGTCTTATCGATAGGAATTGTGCCCGTAGGACTAACCAGGTACAGACAAGGTTTATACCCGTTGCAGGCGGTAGATAAGGTTAAGGCTCAAGACGTGATAACCCGGGGACAGGCTTGGCAGCGCCAGTTTAGAGCTGAGCTTGGGTTAGGGTTAGTGTACCTGGCGGATGAGTTCTTTATCAAGGCTGAGCAAGACTTTCCACCAAACGAGTATTATGACGGGTATCCGCAGATTGAGAACGGTATAGGTATGGCCCGCGAGTTTTTGGACCGGCTAACCGAATTAGATAACGACTTACCGCGCGAATTGCCGGAAAGAACTAGGCTTACTCTGGTGTGTGGCCATGGTGCCCGTCTGGTATTGGAGAGAGCTGCGCGAAGGTTGAACCGGATCAAAGGGCTAGAGGTTGCCGTGATGCCTGTTAGTAACCGTTTCTTCGGGGAAGAAGTGACGGTCACGGGTTTGTTGACCGGCCAGGATATTGAAAGGGCGCTGGCTGATTCTTCGGACGAAAAAGGCATAATCCTTATTCCAGATGTAGTCCTAAGAGAAGACCACGATTACTTTCTGGATGATATGACAGTAGGGGAACTGATGGAACGGAGCGGTAAGGCTATCGACGTGGTCGAGGCTACTGCTGATGGGCTGGTGAATTATGTGCGGAGAATGGCACGCGAAGGGGGTGGGGTTCAATGGCCAGGGCGATAG
- a CDS encoding DUF3189 family protein, with protein MKIIYHCYGGAHSSVTAAGIHLGLLPTHRLPTGDELMRLPYFDKTDGNDFGLIRMMGVDEYGNEVYVLGKKGMGERFSRTLEGMAKIIGAEQELRVVNTMACVNWIMMIGGYLSRRMGLLSIGRPLVIYGTRKAFFHLVKMVKDCQLKARDKHFHVSLPRNKKSTDVVILGTTTAHHSILAARMLLNGIRNSDLVVDTCWDAWLESDGSPVFVGTDKDGNRVYTIGVGREMETGARALACLVQMFESDCRPILITAVRIKNETWVRTAAALSRWPGGQWLNRVVSKRIVSPQLDTIREQVESIEKALHTAKAWDPKSEFVLFDEGT; from the coding sequence ATGAAGATCATATATCACTGTTATGGAGGAGCTCACTCGTCGGTAACTGCCGCCGGCATCCATCTAGGTTTATTGCCAACCCACCGTTTGCCCACTGGGGACGAGTTGATGAGACTCCCATATTTTGATAAGACTGATGGGAACGATTTCGGTCTCATCCGCATGATGGGGGTAGACGAGTACGGTAATGAAGTCTATGTGTTGGGAAAAAAAGGGATGGGAGAACGGTTCAGCCGGACACTGGAGGGGATGGCCAAAATAATCGGGGCCGAACAGGAACTGAGAGTAGTAAACACGATGGCCTGCGTGAACTGGATTATGATGATAGGCGGGTATCTTTCGCGCCGGATGGGACTGTTATCTATCGGCCGACCGCTGGTAATATACGGTACCAGAAAAGCGTTTTTTCACCTAGTCAAGATGGTAAAGGACTGCCAGCTGAAGGCTAGAGACAAGCATTTTCACGTCTCGTTGCCGAGAAACAAAAAATCTACGGATGTTGTGATTTTGGGTACTACAACCGCGCATCACTCCATACTAGCCGCACGCATGCTTCTGAATGGGATCAGGAATAGTGATCTCGTGGTCGACACTTGCTGGGATGCCTGGCTCGAGAGTGACGGGTCCCCCGTTTTTGTGGGGACCGATAAAGACGGCAACCGGGTTTACACCATCGGGGTAGGGCGAGAAATGGAGACAGGGGCTAGGGCTTTGGCCTGCCTGGTTCAAATGTTTGAATCGGATTGCCGTCCGATATTGATTACAGCGGTGAGGATAAAGAACGAAACCTGGGTCAGAACGGCGGCTGCACTCAGCCGGTGGCCCGGAGGACAGTGGCTGAACCGGGTTGTATCGAAGCGTATTGTTAGCCCCCAGTTGGACACCATCAGAGAGCAGGTGGAAAGCATTGAAAAAGCCTTGCATACCGCCAAAGCCTGGGACCCGAAGTCTGAGTTTGTACTTTTCGATGAGGGAACTTAG
- the spoIIP gene encoding stage II sporulation protein P yields MSKKWLVKLLVITILTTVLSAGPNVKTVLAETERTDGSYFTLIGEKGQVLDCTALTVSVGDEYITPSNDRYKVTRIVGNKAYCEYVGKEKMPEFNNNTVKSSVLSVLTAFNKKRPLVAIYHTHNDEAFVPSDGTESRRGGGGIIDVGETLRKKLEAMGVRVIHDTTSHEPHDANAYYRSRRTAVKLLKKGASLLVDVHRDSVPPDVYRTTVKGNDVTKVKLVIGRQNANINSNLEFAKRLKAQMDQAAPGLSGGIFLGKGNYNQDLTPRAVLVEVGADSNRKTEAEKGVALFAQSLAPVLGIDAKAAEKPLLNQEKGQRKSDWTTVLWVVVAAGIIYAGYVYLNRNRA; encoded by the coding sequence ATGAGTAAAAAGTGGTTAGTCAAGCTGCTGGTGATAACAATCTTGACAACGGTTCTCAGTGCCGGGCCGAACGTAAAGACTGTCCTGGCCGAAACAGAGAGAACCGATGGCAGTTATTTTACCCTTATAGGTGAAAAAGGGCAGGTACTGGACTGCACCGCTCTGACCGTAAGTGTAGGAGACGAATATATTACCCCATCGAACGACCGGTATAAGGTCACGCGAATAGTCGGCAACAAAGCCTACTGTGAGTATGTCGGCAAGGAAAAGATGCCGGAATTCAACAACAATACAGTGAAAAGTTCGGTTTTATCCGTGTTGACGGCTTTTAACAAGAAGCGACCGCTGGTAGCGATTTACCACACTCATAACGACGAGGCTTTTGTTCCCAGCGATGGAACCGAAAGCCGCCGGGGAGGCGGTGGCATTATCGACGTAGGAGAGACCCTGCGAAAGAAACTGGAAGCGATGGGAGTCCGGGTGATCCATGACACGACAAGCCACGAACCGCACGATGCCAACGCTTACTACCGTTCCCGGCGAACCGCGGTCAAGTTGCTGAAGAAAGGTGCAAGCCTGCTGGTGGACGTCCATCGTGATTCCGTACCTCCAGACGTTTACAGGACCACGGTGAAGGGAAACGACGTGACCAAGGTCAAGCTGGTTATAGGACGGCAAAACGCTAACATCAATTCAAACCTGGAGTTCGCCAAGAGACTGAAGGCTCAGATGGACCAGGCAGCCCCTGGCCTCTCAGGCGGGATTTTCTTGGGGAAGGGCAACTACAACCAGGACTTGACTCCGCGGGCTGTTTTGGTCGAAGTGGGAGCGGACTCCAATAGGAAGACAGAAGCCGAGAAAGGGGTAGCACTTTTTGCCCAGTCGCTGGCTCCTGTGCTGGGCATTGACGCCAAGGCCGCCGAGAAGCCGTTGCTTAACCAGGAAAAAGGACAAAGGAAATCAGATTGGACTACGGTGCTTTGGGTTGTCGTGGCAGCCGGAATTATCTACGCCGGGTACGTATACTTGAACCGTAACCGGGCATGA
- a CDS encoding DUF1614 domain-containing protein, producing the protein MTNFPVGMITLLIVSILIYFGVAHRVLDRMRLTDRGALAVVALIIVGSFIDLPVTGRITVNLGGIIPVILAFYVLARAGTSKEWVRGIAAAVVTALVLFLTSKIMGAEPESMFVDPLYVYPLVAGVVGYLAGRSRRGAFFAAVVGVMALDIGQYFWLVRVGGPGIVHIGGAGAFDALVLSGILAVLLAEVIGEIRERLQGGPRSRGRSEALVENLKEPHPDPARKPLLGEQGDEQRHE; encoded by the coding sequence GTGACGAATTTTCCTGTAGGCATGATTACTTTGTTAATTGTCTCGATTCTAATATACTTCGGAGTAGCGCACCGGGTTTTGGACCGGATGAGACTGACCGACCGGGGGGCACTCGCGGTTGTAGCTCTTATTATTGTTGGCAGCTTCATAGATTTACCGGTTACCGGAAGAATCACCGTCAATTTAGGCGGCATAATACCGGTAATCCTCGCTTTTTATGTATTGGCCCGGGCTGGAACCAGTAAGGAGTGGGTTAGAGGTATTGCTGCCGCCGTAGTAACTGCCTTGGTGTTGTTTCTCACCTCCAAGATCATGGGAGCAGAACCTGAGAGCATGTTCGTGGATCCGTTGTACGTATACCCGTTAGTGGCTGGCGTGGTTGGCTACCTGGCTGGAAGATCGCGGCGGGGAGCCTTTTTTGCCGCGGTGGTTGGGGTAATGGCCCTTGACATAGGCCAGTATTTTTGGCTGGTACGGGTTGGGGGGCCGGGGATAGTTCACATCGGCGGAGCAGGAGCCTTTGATGCTTTGGTACTGTCAGGGATTCTCGCAGTGTTGTTGGCTGAAGTCATAGGAGAGATCCGTGAAAGGCTGCAAGGGGGACCTCGAAGCCGAGGGCGTTCCGAAGCCTTGGTGGAGAACCTAAAAGAGCCTCACCCTGATCCCGCACGCAAACCGCTCTTAGGAGAACAGGGGGATGAGCAGAGGCATGAGTAA
- a CDS encoding ComEC/Rec2 family competence protein, with protein sequence MKWLCKLLVVLVLAIALVSGCEFEKTTSDDSSQHLSTSSVWGPTADEKRPASRQLIVHFIDVGQGDCILVQFPNGKVMLIDAGDDQNAPFIVDYLREHRVRVIDYLVATHPHADHIGGLDEVIEAFDIGKVYMPRVTHTTRSFQEVLLSLQRKELAVTAAEKGVLIVKDRGVEARVLAPGASSYEDLNDYSAVIRVVYGSTAFLFTGDAGKTSEQQMIESGSDLRADVLKVAHHGSSDATTEAFLQRVSPKYAVISVGRNNDYGHPHRETLDALSRNGIQVYRTDIDGTIVFSSDGEQLAVNN encoded by the coding sequence GTGAAGTGGCTTTGCAAGCTTCTGGTGGTGTTGGTTCTAGCCATCGCTCTTGTTTCAGGATGTGAGTTCGAAAAAACCACGAGCGACGACAGTAGCCAGCATCTTTCTACTAGCAGCGTGTGGGGACCAACGGCGGATGAGAAAAGGCCTGCCTCCCGGCAGTTAATAGTGCATTTCATCGATGTCGGTCAGGGGGATTGCATCTTGGTTCAGTTTCCAAATGGCAAGGTGATGTTGATAGACGCAGGCGACGACCAGAATGCTCCCTTTATAGTCGATTACTTGCGGGAACACAGGGTTAGAGTTATTGACTACCTAGTAGCTACGCACCCTCATGCTGATCATATCGGGGGACTGGACGAGGTGATAGAAGCGTTTGACATCGGCAAAGTGTATATGCCTAGGGTTACCCACACTACCAGGAGTTTCCAAGAAGTGTTACTAAGCCTGCAGAGGAAGGAGCTGGCAGTAACTGCTGCGGAAAAGGGGGTTCTGATCGTAAAGGATAGAGGAGTGGAGGCCCGAGTGCTAGCCCCGGGCGCGAGCAGTTATGAGGACCTCAACGACTATTCGGCTGTCATAAGAGTAGTTTACGGTAGCACGGCCTTCCTATTTACAGGTGATGCTGGCAAGACATCTGAACAGCAAATGATTGAATCGGGAAGCGACCTCCGAGCCGATGTATTGAAAGTTGCTCACCATGGAAGTTCAGATGCCACCACGGAGGCTTTTCTTCAAAGGGTTTCGCCGAAATATGCGGTCATTTCCGTGGGGCGAAACAATGACTACGGGCACCCTCACCGTGAAACCCTGGATGCCTTGAGCCGAAACGGTATCCAGGTTTACCGTACCGACATTGACGGAACCATCGTGTTTTCGTCCGATGGCGAGCAGCTTGCGGTAAATAACTGA
- a CDS encoding DUF3006 domain-containing protein has protein sequence MLIVDRIEDDWAVLELDGTVFNVPRRLLPAGAKEGQVLLLSVTIDHEASARRLTEMQKMADSLFEKGGERS, from the coding sequence ATGCTGATCGTCGATAGAATTGAAGACGATTGGGCGGTACTGGAATTGGACGGTACGGTCTTCAACGTGCCACGTCGCTTGCTCCCGGCAGGGGCCAAGGAAGGGCAGGTTCTATTATTGAGTGTAACCATTGACCACGAAGCCAGTGCTCGCCGCTTAACCGAAATGCAAAAAATGGCCGATTCTTTGTTCGAAAAAGGGGGAGAGCGCTCATAG